From the genome of Tsukamurella pulmonis:
TCCTGTGGGACCTCCGCGTCCCCCGGGTACTGCTCGCGGCCCTCGTCGGCGCGGGGCTCGCGATCGCGGGGGTGGCCTGCCAGGCGCTCGTCCGCAACCCGCTCGCCGATCCGTTCATCCTCGGCATCTCCAGCGGCGCCTCCGTCGGCGCCAGCTTCGTGGTGACCACCGGCGTGGTGGCCGGGCTGGGCGTCGCGGGCACCGCGGGGGCGGCGTTCGTCACCGCCGTCCTCGCCTCGATCCTGGTGTACCTACTCAGCCGGACCCCGGACGGCGCACTGCACCCCGTCCGCCTGGTCCTCACGGGCGTCGTGCTCGCCTTCGCCTTCCAGGGGCTCGCCGGCGCGATCGTGTTCTTCGATCCGGTCGGCGACGCCGCGCGCTCGGTGATGTTCTGGCTGCTCGGCGGGCTCGGCGGCGCGCAGTGGTCGGTGCTGCCGCTCGTCGCGGCGACGGTCGTCGCCGGCGCGGTGGTCACCGGTCGCCTCGCCGGGACGCTCGACGTCCTGGCGCAGGGCGACGAGGCGGCCTCCGCGCTCGGCCTCGATCCGCACCGCGCACGCCGCGCACTGTTCCTGGTCATCGTCGTGCTGACCTCGGTGCTGGTCGCCGTCGCGGGCACCGTGGGCTTCGTCGGGCTCGTCGTCCCGCACGCCGTCCGGATGATCGTCGGGCCCGCGCACCGCCGGGTGCTGCTGCTCGCCCCGCTCGTCGGCGCGGTCCTGCTGGTATGGGTGGACCTGCTCAGCAGGCTGCTCGTGGCGCCGCGCGAGCTGCCGCTGGGCATCGTGACCGCCGTGGTCGGGGTACCGGTCTTCGTTGTGCTGCTGCGGCGCCGCGGAGGCCTGCTCGGTGGTGCCGCGTGAAGGTCGAACTGCGCGGGATCACGGTCGACATCAACGGAATCCGCATCCTCGACGACATCTCACTGGTCATCGACGCGGGCGCACACGTCGGGCTGATCGGCCCCAACGGGAGCGGCAAGTCGACTCTGTTGCGCTGCCTGTACCGGGCGATCGAGCCCTCGGCCGGCACCGTCCGCGTCGCGGGGGACGACCTGCACGCGTTGCGCCGCAAGGAGGCGGCGCGCCGCATCGCCGCGGTCACGCAGAGCGAATCCGGGCACCTCGGGTTCACGGCGGGGGAGACGGTGATGCTGGGACGGTTCGCGCACGGCGACGCCGGCAGCACGACGGCCGCCCGCGCCTGCGCGGACGCGCTCGCCGCCGTCGGCGCCACCCACCTGGGCCCCCGCAGCGTGCTGGACCTCTCCGGCGGCGAGCGCCAGCGCGTCCTCATCGCCCGCGCGCTGGCGCAGGACACTCCGGTCCTCCTGCTCGACGAGCCGCTCAACCACCTCGACGTCCGGCACCAGCTCGACCTGCTGCGCCTCCTGCGGGCCAGCGCCAAGACCACCGTCACCGCCATCCACGACATCGACCTCGCGGCCCAGAGCTGCGATCGGCTCGTCCTCCTGGACGCGGGGCGCGTGGTCGCCACCGGCACCCCCGCCGAGGTGCTGACGCCGGACCGCGTCGAGGCCGTCTACGGCGTCCGGCCCACCGTCGTGGCGACCGCCGGCGGCCCGCCGCGCATCAGCTTCGACCTCTAGCCCCCTCACCGATCGAAAGGATCGACCGATGCACTCCCGCCCTCTGCTCGCCGCCCTGGCGGCGAGCGCCCTGCTCGCGGTCACCGCGTGCGGCGCCCGTCCCGCCGAGTCGGCGACGGACCTCATCGACGTCACCAACTGCGGTGTGCACCAGCAGTACCGGTCGCCCACGGCCGCCGTGCCCTACGACGTCTCGGCGATCGAGAAGATGTTCGCGCTCGGGCTCACCGACCGCATCAAGGGCATCGCCCTGCCGAAGACGGTGCACGGGGTGATCGCCAAGTCCCCCTACCGCGACGACTACGCGAAGGTGCCGATCATCAGCGACGGCGTCCTCGCGCAGGAGCCGCTCGTCGCCGCCAAGGCCGACTGGGTATTCGCGGGCTGGCAGGCCGGGTTCAGTCCGGCCCGCGGCGTCACCCCCGAATCCCTGGGCAAGCTGCGGATCGACAGCTACATGCAGGAGGAGACCTGCTACAACTACGGCGCCGATCCCGCGCCCCGGCCGATCGATCCCCTCGCGGACACCTATGCCGATCTCACCAACCTCGGCGCGATCTTCCGGGTGCAGGACCGCGCGGCGGCGCTCGTGGACGGGCTCCGCACCCGGCAGCGCGGGCTGGAGGAGCGCGCGGCCCGTAAGAGCGTCCGGCCCTCGGTCTTCGTCTACGACTCCGGCACGGCGGAGCCCTACACCGCCGGCCGGCGCGCCGCCGCCGACCAGGTGGTCTCCCTCGCCGGCGGTCGCTCGGTCACCCACGACGTGGACGGCCGGTGGACCACCGTCGGCTGGGAGTCCGTCGTCCGCTCCCAGCCCGAGGTGATCGTCATCGTCGACTACGACAAGCAGCCCGCGCAGCAGAAGATCGACTACCTGCGGCAGTCCTCTCCGATCAAGGACTCACCGGCCGTGCGGGAGAACCGCATCCGGGTGGTGGACTACGCCGAGCTGGTG
Proteins encoded in this window:
- a CDS encoding ABC transporter ATP-binding protein: MKVELRGITVDINGIRILDDISLVIDAGAHVGLIGPNGSGKSTLLRCLYRAIEPSAGTVRVAGDDLHALRRKEAARRIAAVTQSESGHLGFTAGETVMLGRFAHGDAGSTTAARACADALAAVGATHLGPRSVLDLSGGERQRVLIARALAQDTPVLLLDEPLNHLDVRHQLDLLRLLRASAKTTVTAIHDIDLAAQSCDRLVLLDAGRVVATGTPAEVLTPDRVEAVYGVRPTVVATAGGPPRISFDL
- a CDS encoding ABC transporter substrate-binding protein, which codes for MHSRPLLAALAASALLAVTACGARPAESATDLIDVTNCGVHQQYRSPTAAVPYDVSAIEKMFALGLTDRIKGIALPKTVHGVIAKSPYRDDYAKVPIISDGVLAQEPLVAAKADWVFAGWQAGFSPARGVTPESLGKLRIDSYMQEETCYNYGADPAPRPIDPLADTYADLTNLGAIFRVQDRAAALVDGLRTRQRGLEERAARKSVRPSVFVYDSGTAEPYTAGRRAAADQVVSLAGGRSVTHDVDGRWTTVGWESVVRSQPEVIVIVDYDKQPAQQKIDYLRQSSPIKDSPAVRENRIRVVDYAELVASPRNLDAAAALADYLEQSGVAR
- a CDS encoding FecCD family ABC transporter permease; this encodes MSSAPPLPRSGGAPFLLVGALVVVLLGSMAVAVSLGAATVPLADVRRLIWAALGNGTIAREDFSTYSILWDLRVPRVLLAALVGAGLAIAGVACQALVRNPLADPFILGISSGASVGASFVVTTGVVAGLGVAGTAGAAFVTAVLASILVYLLSRTPDGALHPVRLVLTGVVLAFAFQGLAGAIVFFDPVGDAARSVMFWLLGGLGGAQWSVLPLVAATVVAGAVVTGRLAGTLDVLAQGDEAASALGLDPHRARRALFLVIVVLTSVLVAVAGTVGFVGLVVPHAVRMIVGPAHRRVLLLAPLVGAVLLVWVDLLSRLLVAPRELPLGIVTAVVGVPVFVVLLRRRGGLLGGAA